CTTCAGAACGTCATCTATGGTCTCAAGTTCAAAAAAATAGACCGCAAGAAAGCAATGCAGATGGGGGATGAAATGCTTGCAAAGGTCGGCCTCCCCGATTCAGCCTCCAAATCTATCGACCAGTTGAGCGGCGGGGAACAGCAGCGCGTGGCCCTTGCCAGATCCCTTGTGACAGAGCCAAAGGTTCTGCTTCTTGACGAACCTCTGAGTAATCTCGATGCCAAGCTCAGGATACGGATGAGAAGGGAAATCAGACAGCTTCAAAAGGGGATTGGTATTACTGCTATCTACGTAACCCATGACCAGGAAGAAGCCCTTGCTCTTTCAGATCGAATCGTAGTTATGGAGAAAGGAGAGATTATACAAATAGATACCCCTCGAAATATTTATTTTCACGCACAAAACTCATTTGTTGCGGATTTTATAGGACGAAGCAATATTATCACATTGCCAGGCGGAACAAAGATTGCTGTTCATCCTGAAGATATCACTTTCTTACAACAACCTAAAATGTCCGATTCATATGAAGGGACAATTCTTGGCCATCAGTTCAAAGGGGCCATGACTACCTACTTTATTGACCTGGAAGGCCAAATAATAGAAGCGGATATTCTAAGCCGAAACGATGGAAAATGGGAAGTAGGTGAAAAAGTAACGATTACATTCAACAAAGAGAACACAATGTTTCTTTCCTAAAAAGAGAGAGCAACCTCAAAAGTGAAAAAGAGCGGCTTTATACAATATAGAAAGGGAGCTCGCCGGAGCTTTTAAACGCCTACTGCCCCTAAATACCCGCCACGCCATTTAAAAAATTATGCAATTTTCTCCACAAGGTCTACAATAGGATATAATGTTGCGTACCCTTATAATCGCAGCTAATTACAAGCAGGTGATACAGATTGGAAAGAGCTTTTCCCACGGGCATTGATCTAGGTTCAACTACGGTTAAGGTTGTTGTATGTAATCCGAGAGGAAAGCTGCTTTTTTCTGCTTATGAACGTCATAACGCAGATCCCTCCGGTACTCTTTTGTCAATTTTACGTTCTTACGTTTCAAAAGCTCAAAACTTATTGCTCGACGTGGCCATCACAGGTTCTGCCGGTATGAACCTGGCATCATGCCATTCCCTTCCCTTCGTTCAGGAGGTAGTGGCTGCCGCACGGTATATACGGCAGAAGGCTCCTCATGTCCGCACGATGATAGAGTTGGGCGGAGAAGATTCAAAGATCATTTTCTTCGATGAAAACCTTAATCCCGACATGAATATGAACGGAGCCTGTGCTGGAGGAACAGGGGCATTTATTGATCAGGTCGCCTCTCTCCTTGGAATAGAGCTCGATACTTTGAATGACCTGGCCCTAAGGGGAAAAGCCATACATACTATCGCTTCCCGTTGTGGTGTTTTCGCTAAGACAGATATTCAATCCCTTCTTGCCCAACGTGCAAAACCTGAAGACATTGCCGCTTCTGTGTTTAAATCAATTGCTCTTCATGTGATTACAGCTCTATCAAGGGGACGTAATATAAAAAGACAGATTCTATTTGCCGGCGGCCCCCTTTCTTTCTTTCCTGCCCTGAGGCAAGCTTTTATCAGCAACCTCGCTCTCGACAGCGCAAGGGACGTGACTCTTCCCGAGTTTCCACGACTTTTGCCTGCCCTTGGAGCGGCACTTTTCCATGATAAGGGAAACCCTCTCTCTCTACAGGAACTGATAGGGAACATTGAGAAAGGAAAAGAGCGCATTTGTATAAAAGAACCGGATTTGCCTCCCCTTTTTAAAGACGAATCAGAACAAGAGGAATGGGTCCGTCATCATAACAAATGGGGTATTCCCTGTATATGCCCGCAAAAGGCAGAGGGGCCTCTGTTTCTAGGAATAGACTCTGGTTCCACCACCACAAAACTTATCTGCGTAGATCAGCAAAAAAGACTTGTTTGCTCTTACTATCAACCCAATCGGGGAGATGCTCTTGGAGTAACTCATCGTGCTCTCCTTCATTTTAGAAAAGTACTTGCGGAGGCTGGCCGCCATGATCTTGTTATAACGGAAGGGGCCAGCACAGGCTATGGAGAAGACCTTATTCGTAAGGCCCTTGACCTCAGCTATGGTTTGGTAGAAACCATGGCACACTTCAAGGCGGCTCGTACATTATGCCCTGACGTTTCTTTTGTTCTTGACATCGGCGGACAGGACATGAAAGCTATGGGAATAAAAGAAAATAATCTTGACACTATCCAAATTAATGAAGCCTGTTCATCAGGATGCGGCAGTTTTATTCAAACTTTTGCCGAATCCCTGGGATTGACAATGGATTCCTTCGCCCAGATGGCCTGCAAGTCGACCCATCCCTGCGACTTGGGGACCCGCTGTACTGTTTTCATGAACTCAAGCGTTAAACAAGCCCTTAACGAAGGGCGGACTGTCGCTGACATCGCAGCAGGTCTCGCATACTCCGTCATTCGAAACTCTCTTCATAAAGTGCTAAAAATGCGTGATTATAATGAACTTGGCCCCCTTGTGGTTGTTCAGGGCGGAACATTCCAGAATCCCGCCATATTGCGGGCTATGGAAAAAATAACGGGACGTCAGGTGATTCGCCCAGTAGAAGCGGGCCTTATGGGAGCCTGGGGAGCTGCCATATATGCAATGGAGCAATGGCAAAAAGACCACAACACTATATCCCAGCGCAACATTCTTGATGTTCTTGATACATGGCATGACCCTTCTGCCAAAACTTTTAATTGCCAAGGCTGCGGAAACGGATGTTCCGTTACCAGCTTGAGTTTCCCGTCCGGGCAAAAATTCTATACAGGGAACCGCTGTCAAAAAATCTTCAGCAATAGCGGAATGAA
This region of Aminobacterium colombiense DSM 12261 genomic DNA includes:
- a CDS encoding ABC transporter ATP-binding protein; translated protein: MYLQLKQLNKKFGHSYAVRDFSFDINEGELVSLLGPSGCGKTTTLRMIGGFLQPDEGSIILEGEDITHLPPEKRPTATVFQSYALFPHMTVLQNVIYGLKFKKIDRKKAMQMGDEMLAKVGLPDSASKSIDQLSGGEQQRVALARSLVTEPKVLLLDEPLSNLDAKLRIRMRREIRQLQKGIGITAIYVTHDQEEALALSDRIVVMEKGEIIQIDTPRNIYFHAQNSFVADFIGRSNIITLPGGTKIAVHPEDITFLQQPKMSDSYEGTILGHQFKGAMTTYFIDLEGQIIEADILSRNDGKWEVGEKVTITFNKENTMFLS